In the genome of Altererythrobacter sp. TH136, one region contains:
- a CDS encoding SapC family protein codes for MASAPQPTLPLFYQDLMPLNSRDHGKYKINPPQGLKWMRDQHAIPLTADEFIQAQRNFPIVFSSGEGSVPLALLGLNEGVNTFFNDDGMLEEDVYIPAYARRYPYLLARLTPDAQELSLCFDPTAEAIGEFDEGRPLFDDEGKPTESVEGALKFCEQFEEAGARTQAFVAELVKADMLMDGEVAITRNETPDQPYIYRGFKMVNEEKLRELDAETAKQWTSNGIMALIFAHLFSMDLMRVVFARQVSQGKIQAIEGQLETPAAS; via the coding sequence ATGGCCAGCGCGCCGCAGCCGACCCTGCCGTTGTTCTACCAAGACCTCATGCCGCTCAACAGCCGCGATCATGGCAAGTACAAGATCAACCCGCCGCAAGGGTTGAAGTGGATGCGCGATCAGCACGCCATCCCGTTGACGGCTGACGAATTCATCCAGGCGCAGCGCAACTTCCCGATCGTGTTCAGTTCCGGCGAAGGTAGCGTGCCGCTGGCTCTGCTTGGGCTGAACGAAGGCGTGAACACCTTCTTCAACGATGACGGAATGCTGGAAGAGGACGTGTATATCCCGGCCTATGCTCGCCGGTATCCGTACTTGCTGGCCCGGCTGACGCCTGATGCGCAGGAGCTGTCTCTGTGCTTCGATCCGACCGCAGAGGCGATCGGCGAATTCGACGAAGGCCGGCCGCTGTTCGATGACGAGGGCAAGCCGACCGAGTCCGTGGAAGGCGCGCTCAAGTTCTGCGAGCAGTTCGAAGAGGCGGGCGCCCGCACTCAGGCGTTCGTGGCCGAGTTGGTCAAGGCCGATATGCTGATGGACGGCGAAGTCGCCATCACTCGCAACGAGACGCCGGACCAGCCCTACATCTACCGCGGCTTCAAGATGGTGAACGAGGAAAAGCTGCGCGAACTCGACGCCGAGACCGCCAAGCAGTGGACTTCGAACGGGATCATGGCGCTGATCTTCGCCCACCTGTTCTCGATGGACCTGATGCGCGTGGTCTTCGCGCGGCAGGTATCTCAAGGAAAGATCCAGGCGATCGAAGGTCAGCTGGAGACCCCGGCCGCCTCCTGA